A single Perca flavescens isolate YP-PL-M2 chromosome 2, PFLA_1.0, whole genome shotgun sequence DNA region contains:
- the cntf gene encoding ciliary neurotrophic factor: MAARRTRGMTGSDLSRATVARATAIAELLRYECSILLELYRKKESFTADVTVTESRLVSVPPPSSQLETRDKLWCLHSALLQCRSFLERAIAKEEEQLGGGKKGDYETQRKMVKERLTILLINTGELLKTAGGVMVLTPSSEGLELDGPTILFELKLWIYRIFEEVDYWTKTAITTLQALPSVIAKERARTTRVRSMRSARR; this comes from the exons ATGGCAGCCAGGCGGACTAGAGGTATGACCGGATCGGATCTGAGCAGGGCCACCGTGGCCCGGGCTACTGCTATAGCTGAGCTTCTGCGCTATGAGTGCTCCATTTTACTGGAACTTTAT agaaagaaggagagttTCACTGCAGATGTTACGGTGACAGAAAGTCGTCTGGTGTCtgtccctcctccttcctcccagCTGGAAACCAGAGATAAGCTCTGGTGTCTCCACTCTGCTCTGCTACAATGCCGCAGCTTTCTGGAGAGAGCCATCGCCAAAGAGGAAGAGCAGCTAGGCGGTGGGAAGAAAGGTGATTATGAGACCCAGAGGAAGATGGTGAAGGAGAGGTTGACGATTCTCTTAATCAACACTGGAGAACTCCTCAAAACTGCTGGTGGCGTGATGGTCCTGACTCCCAGCTCGGAGGGCTTGGAG TTAGACGGTCCGACCATTCTGTTTGAGCTGAAGCTTTGGATATACCGGATCTTCGAAGAGGTGGACTACTGGACCAAGACGGCCATCACCACCTTGCAAGCCCTGCCCTCAGTAATAGCCAAGGAGCGAGCGAGGACCACGCGAGTCAGGAGCATGAGAAGTGCTCGGAGATGA